Proteins from one Trichoplusia ni isolate ovarian cell line Hi5 chromosome 9, tn1, whole genome shotgun sequence genomic window:
- the LOC113497801 gene encoding calexcitin-2-like: MPQFSAPCSTQTRRKKKLLHVFNAFFDSDKSGTVNKKDFEETVQNLTKLRGYKPGDAKYKEVEDIVMKIWEGLQSKADANNDGEVSKEEWIEMWDQYAKNPANAADWQNLYCKFIFQLEDASNDGVIDEEEFSSVYSSFGLDKQESIEAFHKMAKGKKEVNFEEFQELWKEYFVSEDQDAPGNFIFGCYICSLSKHSHSHSH; the protein is encoded by the exons ATGCCGCAGTTTTCAGCTCCATGCAGCACACAAACAAGGAG GAAAAAGAAACTGCTTCACGTCTTCAACGCATTCTTTGACAGCGACAAAAGTGGAACCGTTAATAAAAAGGACTTCGAGGAAACAGTTCAGAATTTAACAAAGCTCCGGGGATACAAACCTGGTGACGCGAAGTACAAGGAGGTTGAGGATATCGTCATGAAGATTTGGGAGGGTCTGCAGAGCAAGGCGGATGCTAACAACGACGGCGAAGTTTCCAAGGAAGAATGGATTGAGATGTGGGACCAGTACGCGAAGAACCCCGCGAACGCTGCTGACTGGCAGAACCTGTACTGCAAGTTCATCTTCCAGCTCGAAGACGCCAGTAACGACGGAGTCATCGACGAAGAAGAGTTCTCTTCTGTATATTCTTCATTCGGACTTGACAAACAAGAATCTATCGAGGCTTTCCACAAGATGGCCAAGGGTAAGAAGGAGGTCAACTTCGAAGAGTTCCAGGAACTATGGAAGGAATACTTCGTTTCCGAAGATCAGGATGCTCCCGGTAACTTCATCTTTGGATGCTACATCTGCAGTCTGTCGAAACACTCTCATTCTCACTCGCATTGA